Proteins encoded within one genomic window of Meriones unguiculatus strain TT.TT164.6M chromosome 20, Bangor_MerUng_6.1, whole genome shotgun sequence:
- the LOC110551842 gene encoding ATPase inhibitor, mitochondrial-like, which produces MAGPGLAARARLCAWGVRVLRGRGFRSDVLESVESGAGSIREAGGAFGRREKAEEDRYVREMTKIQLAALRKHHEEEIVHYKTEIERLKNQIERHQEKLAKLTGNPK; this is translated from the coding sequence ATGGCAGGCCCGGGGTTGGCTGCTCGGGCTCGGCTCTGTGCCTGGGGAGTGAGGGTCCTGCGAGGCCGAGGCTTCCGTTCAGACGTGCTCGAAAGCGTGGAATCGGGCGCGGGCTCCATCCGCGAAGCCGGCGGGGCCTtcgggaggagggagaaggctgaAGAGGACCGGTACGTCCGCGAGATGACGAAAATACAGCTGGCTGCCCTGAGGAAGCACCACGAGGAGGAGATTGTCCACTACAAGACGGAGATTGAGCGTCTGAAGAACCAAATCGAGCGGCATCAGGAGAAGCTAGCCAAACTAACGGGGAACCCAAAGTGA